One window from the genome of Pandoraea fibrosis encodes:
- a CDS encoding GntR family transcriptional regulator — MATSQDLGQRLRDRIYDAIRDLVERGQFQPGQRLTEVHLAERFGVSRTPVREALFQLAREGLLEPLERGYGLRDMPMSALLARLDVKYLLDPVVVSHAIETGSRAQIGRLCTLANDARHLLLAGQSLSASASAVHDLQKCLGSACKNEVLARCFGVAEDDFLAARPLLLRPVKNRLITADYLELLLRDLARRDGVAAAAETRTYITRLEKSCRMQIGAVPDIPNAEPTDAGTAHLGV; from the coding sequence ATGGCAACTTCACAGGACCTCGGGCAGCGACTGCGAGACAGGATCTATGACGCAATCAGGGATCTCGTCGAGCGTGGTCAATTTCAGCCCGGTCAACGATTGACGGAAGTACACCTGGCCGAGCGGTTTGGCGTGTCGAGGACGCCTGTGCGCGAGGCGCTGTTTCAGCTAGCGCGAGAAGGTCTTCTGGAGCCATTGGAGCGGGGTTATGGGCTTAGAGACATGCCAATGTCGGCGCTGCTTGCCCGACTGGATGTCAAGTATCTTCTTGATCCCGTGGTGGTATCCCACGCGATTGAAACCGGATCTCGCGCGCAGATTGGGCGTCTCTGCACCTTGGCAAACGATGCAAGACATTTGCTCCTCGCCGGACAATCGTTGTCTGCTTCGGCCAGCGCCGTTCATGACTTGCAAAAATGCCTGGGTAGCGCATGCAAGAACGAGGTACTTGCACGGTGTTTCGGGGTTGCCGAGGACGATTTTCTCGCTGCCCGGCCGCTATTGTTGCGCCCGGTGAAGAATCGTTTGATTACCGCAGATTATCTGGAATTGCTCCTTCGAGACCTGGCCCGGCGGGACGGGGTGGCAGCCGCGGCGGAGACACGCACCTATATCACCAGACTAGAAAAATCCTGCCGCATGCAAATAGG
- a CDS encoding alpha/beta fold hydrolase, protein MPYLDHRESRLYYEVHGSGSPVVLLHGVGGNHASWFYQVAAWRAEFQVILVDARGFGKSTDAELAGRTEFTNDLLAVLDALDLQRVSIVAQSMGAGTGIDFACRHPERVASLLIADSLVGIALPEPIARRMAKVQSETSGLSQAARVLGRTYLSHSPAMTELYLQIAGFNRYTVKTLVGVQPSYSPERIVATGTRIGFLVGEEDVLFPAGIVSDVCECFAGAELITLAGAGHSAYFEAPDAFNSRVADWLRKCPAIK, encoded by the coding sequence TTGCCATACCTAGATCATCGAGAAAGCCGGCTGTATTACGAGGTGCACGGTAGCGGTTCGCCCGTGGTGCTACTGCATGGGGTAGGCGGAAATCACGCGAGTTGGTTTTATCAGGTCGCGGCGTGGCGCGCGGAATTTCAGGTCATTCTTGTGGATGCCCGAGGTTTCGGAAAATCCACGGATGCCGAACTCGCCGGACGCACTGAGTTCACCAACGATCTCCTCGCCGTTTTGGATGCGCTCGATTTGCAACGAGTGTCGATCGTCGCCCAGTCGATGGGGGCCGGCACCGGCATCGATTTCGCTTGTCGCCATCCTGAGCGCGTTGCCTCTCTTCTGATTGCCGATTCTCTGGTGGGCATTGCGTTGCCTGAGCCGATTGCGCGGCGAATGGCGAAGGTGCAGAGCGAAACGAGCGGACTTTCGCAGGCGGCACGCGTGCTTGGTCGGACGTATCTGTCCCATTCTCCCGCGATGACGGAGTTGTACCTGCAGATTGCCGGATTCAATCGCTACACGGTCAAGACGCTGGTGGGTGTCCAGCCGTCCTACTCGCCCGAACGGATCGTCGCGACAGGCACACGTATCGGCTTTCTCGTCGGCGAGGAGGATGTGCTATTTCCGGCGGGAATCGTGTCCGACGTTTGCGAGTGCTTTGCCGGCGCGGAACTGATCACGCTGGCGGGCGCCGGTCACTCGGCATACTTCGAGGCACCGGATGCGTTCAATTCGCGTGTCGCCGATTGGCTCAGAAAGTGTCCGGCAATCAAGTGA